Proteins from a genomic interval of Quercus lobata isolate SW786 chromosome 11, ValleyOak3.0 Primary Assembly, whole genome shotgun sequence:
- the LOC115969203 gene encoding uncharacterized protein LOC115969203 isoform X3: MAVESSSTTSRPNDDRSAIVFGGFTRSKQPSVRDDGATVSQIEWFSIEVPDADADADADAHCQKQKLNPLSVMEIENKCYFAALDSSIYCISSHRYRDRVQIFDLTGGDIDGWQPGPPSIVSRVGPHKFVVDGKLYILGGLRKVESPWMEVLDPKIGVWKPLPNPPVEIGNHSRNVIALLLKPKKQILVSSFLSQHTPDDRPLDCRFLTYNIDDQSWEPLDTPVSKCKLRRRSGFRPRTNTALADGDTLHWVSFDFLARHELVIHAYNLITDEWFEGYLDTCDEIFGKKELLAEHRPHGLLHLDQEGFKDLNISVVATHKYPMDRSIDILDAQLLCRDHCSYTSKQKKPKISQDNSDGESLPFKEQFQPVVPTQQGQTCVPSASQQFQPMVQGSLSNVAMPANLSQPRVPPVTNHVPGLPNDISAAFATPVLQTGQQPSVIPSTDSAITVPSLNQHSSSDWQEIRYYYNKRTVESTWDKPPELMAPIEKLHK, from the exons ATGGCCGTCGAAAGTTCATCGACAACGTCAAGGCCAAATGACGATAGATCCGCCATCGTTTTCGGCGGTTTCACCCGGTCCAAGCAACCGTCGGTGAGGGATGATGGAGCCACCGTATCACAGATAGAATGGTTTTCCATTGAAGTCCCAGACGCAGACGCAGACGCAGACGCAGACGCACACTGTCAAAAGCAAAAGCTGAATCCGCTTTCGGTGATGGAGATTGAGAACAAGTGTTACTTTGCAGCATTAGACTCCTCTATCTATTGTATTAGCAGTCATCGCTATCGTGATCGGGTTCAGATTTTCGACCTTACCGGTGGTGATATTGATGGTTGGCAGCCTGGTCCTCCATCGATTGTTAGTAGAGTCGGGCCACACAAGTTCGTCGTCGACGGAAAGTTGTACATTTTAGGTGGTTTACGGAAAGTTGAGTCTCCCTGGATGGAAGTTTTAGATCCTAAAATAGGAGTGTGGAAACCGTTACCCAATCCTCCAGTGGAGATTGGCAATCATAGTCGGAATGTTATCGCTCTTCTTCTTAAGCCCAAGAAGCAGATTCTTGTCAGTTCATTCCTTAGTCAACATACTCCTGACGATCGTCCTCTTGACTGTCGTTTCCTCACATACAACATCGATGATCAGTCTTGGGAACCACTCGACACTCCCGTGTCAAAATGCAAGCTACGTCGTCGTAGTGGTTTCAGGCCGAGGACTAATACTGCTTTAGCAGATGGTGATACTCTCCATTGGGTTTCCTTCGATTTTTTAGCTAGACATGAATTGGTTATACACGCTTACAATCTGATTACTGATGAGTGGTTCGAGGGCTATCTCGACACTTGCGATGAAATTTTTGGGAAGAAAGAATTACTAGCTGAGCATCGTCCTCACGGTCTTCTCCATTTAG ACCAAGAAGGTTTCAAGGACCTGAATATTTCGGTTGTGGCCACCCACAAGTATCCCATGGATCGCAGCATAGATATCTTGGATGCCCAGTTGCT CTGCAGGGATCACTGCTCTTATACATCAAAGCAGAAGAAACCAAAGATTTCACAAGATAATTCTGATGGTGAGTCTCTTCCTTTCAAGGAGCAG TTTCAGCCAGTTGTGCCAACCCAGCAAGGACAGACATGTGTTCCATCGGCATCTCAGCAGTTTCAGCCTATGGTACAGGGGTCTCTCTCAAATGTTGCAATGCCTGCTAATCTGAGTCAACCAAGGGTCCCTCCTGTAACAAATCATGTGCCTGGCCTGCCCAATGATATTAGTGCAGCATTTGCGACACCAGTACTGCAGACTGGTCAACAACCTTCAGTCATTCCTTCTACAGATTCT GCAATAACTGTTCCTAGCCTTAATCAACACTCCTCATCTGATTGGCAAGAGATTAG ATATTATTACAACAAGAGGACAGTTGAGTCTACTTGGGATAAGCCACCAGAATTGATGGCCCCAATTGAG AAATTGCACAAATGA
- the LOC115969203 gene encoding uncharacterized protein LOC115969203 isoform X2: MAVESSSTTSRPNDDRSAIVFGGFTRSKQPSVRDDGATVSQIEWFSIEVPDADADADADAHCQKQKLNPLSVMEIENKCYFAALDSSIYCISSHRYRDRVQIFDLTGGDIDGWQPGPPSIVSRVGPHKFVVDGKLYILGGLRKVESPWMEVLDPKIGVWKPLPNPPVEIGNHSRNVIALLLKPKKQILVSSFLSQHTPDDRPLDCRFLTYNIDDQSWEPLDTPVSKCKLRRRSGFRPRTNTALADGDTLHWVSFDFLARHELVIHAYNLITDEWFEGYLDTCDEIFGKKELLAEHRPHGLLHLGHSKFCLLLQSSFIPNTNKRQRQREQYIDIPYLYCVVIVVSKISNMDPDQEGFKDLNISVVATHKYPMDRSIDILDAQLLDHCSYTSKQKKPKISQDNSDGESLPFKEQFQPVVPTQQGQTCVPSASQQFQPMVQGSLSNVAMPANLSQPRVPPVTNHVPGLPNDISAAFATPVLQTGQQPSVIPSTDSAITVPSLNQHSSSDWQEIRYYYNKRTVESTWDKPPELMAPIEKLHK, encoded by the exons ATGGCCGTCGAAAGTTCATCGACAACGTCAAGGCCAAATGACGATAGATCCGCCATCGTTTTCGGCGGTTTCACCCGGTCCAAGCAACCGTCGGTGAGGGATGATGGAGCCACCGTATCACAGATAGAATGGTTTTCCATTGAAGTCCCAGACGCAGACGCAGACGCAGACGCAGACGCACACTGTCAAAAGCAAAAGCTGAATCCGCTTTCGGTGATGGAGATTGAGAACAAGTGTTACTTTGCAGCATTAGACTCCTCTATCTATTGTATTAGCAGTCATCGCTATCGTGATCGGGTTCAGATTTTCGACCTTACCGGTGGTGATATTGATGGTTGGCAGCCTGGTCCTCCATCGATTGTTAGTAGAGTCGGGCCACACAAGTTCGTCGTCGACGGAAAGTTGTACATTTTAGGTGGTTTACGGAAAGTTGAGTCTCCCTGGATGGAAGTTTTAGATCCTAAAATAGGAGTGTGGAAACCGTTACCCAATCCTCCAGTGGAGATTGGCAATCATAGTCGGAATGTTATCGCTCTTCTTCTTAAGCCCAAGAAGCAGATTCTTGTCAGTTCATTCCTTAGTCAACATACTCCTGACGATCGTCCTCTTGACTGTCGTTTCCTCACATACAACATCGATGATCAGTCTTGGGAACCACTCGACACTCCCGTGTCAAAATGCAAGCTACGTCGTCGTAGTGGTTTCAGGCCGAGGACTAATACTGCTTTAGCAGATGGTGATACTCTCCATTGGGTTTCCTTCGATTTTTTAGCTAGACATGAATTGGTTATACACGCTTACAATCTGATTACTGATGAGTGGTTCGAGGGCTATCTCGACACTTGCGATGAAATTTTTGGGAAGAAAGAATTACTAGCTGAGCATCGTCCTCACGGTCTTCTCCATTTAGGTCATAGTAAATTCTGTCTTCTCTTGCAGTCCTCCTTCATTCCTAATACTAATAAGAGGCAGAGGCAACGTGAACAGTACATTGATATTCCTTACTTGTATTGTGTCGTAATTGTTGTTTCTAAAATATCTAACATGGACCCAGACCAAGAAGGTTTCAAGGACCTGAATATTTCGGTTGTGGCCACCCACAAGTATCCCATGGATCGCAGCATAGATATCTTGGATGCCCAGTTGCT GGATCACTGCTCTTATACATCAAAGCAGAAGAAACCAAAGATTTCACAAGATAATTCTGATGGTGAGTCTCTTCCTTTCAAGGAGCAG TTTCAGCCAGTTGTGCCAACCCAGCAAGGACAGACATGTGTTCCATCGGCATCTCAGCAGTTTCAGCCTATGGTACAGGGGTCTCTCTCAAATGTTGCAATGCCTGCTAATCTGAGTCAACCAAGGGTCCCTCCTGTAACAAATCATGTGCCTGGCCTGCCCAATGATATTAGTGCAGCATTTGCGACACCAGTACTGCAGACTGGTCAACAACCTTCAGTCATTCCTTCTACAGATTCT GCAATAACTGTTCCTAGCCTTAATCAACACTCCTCATCTGATTGGCAAGAGATTAG ATATTATTACAACAAGAGGACAGTTGAGTCTACTTGGGATAAGCCACCAGAATTGATGGCCCCAATTGAG AAATTGCACAAATGA
- the LOC115969203 gene encoding uncharacterized protein LOC115969203 isoform X1, with product MAVESSSTTSRPNDDRSAIVFGGFTRSKQPSVRDDGATVSQIEWFSIEVPDADADADADAHCQKQKLNPLSVMEIENKCYFAALDSSIYCISSHRYRDRVQIFDLTGGDIDGWQPGPPSIVSRVGPHKFVVDGKLYILGGLRKVESPWMEVLDPKIGVWKPLPNPPVEIGNHSRNVIALLLKPKKQILVSSFLSQHTPDDRPLDCRFLTYNIDDQSWEPLDTPVSKCKLRRRSGFRPRTNTALADGDTLHWVSFDFLARHELVIHAYNLITDEWFEGYLDTCDEIFGKKELLAEHRPHGLLHLGHSKFCLLLQSSFIPNTNKRQRQREQYIDIPYLYCVVIVVSKISNMDPDQEGFKDLNISVVATHKYPMDRSIDILDAQLLCRDHCSYTSKQKKPKISQDNSDGESLPFKEQFQPVVPTQQGQTCVPSASQQFQPMVQGSLSNVAMPANLSQPRVPPVTNHVPGLPNDISAAFATPVLQTGQQPSVIPSTDSAITVPSLNQHSSSDWQEIRYYYNKRTVESTWDKPPELMAPIEKLHK from the exons ATGGCCGTCGAAAGTTCATCGACAACGTCAAGGCCAAATGACGATAGATCCGCCATCGTTTTCGGCGGTTTCACCCGGTCCAAGCAACCGTCGGTGAGGGATGATGGAGCCACCGTATCACAGATAGAATGGTTTTCCATTGAAGTCCCAGACGCAGACGCAGACGCAGACGCAGACGCACACTGTCAAAAGCAAAAGCTGAATCCGCTTTCGGTGATGGAGATTGAGAACAAGTGTTACTTTGCAGCATTAGACTCCTCTATCTATTGTATTAGCAGTCATCGCTATCGTGATCGGGTTCAGATTTTCGACCTTACCGGTGGTGATATTGATGGTTGGCAGCCTGGTCCTCCATCGATTGTTAGTAGAGTCGGGCCACACAAGTTCGTCGTCGACGGAAAGTTGTACATTTTAGGTGGTTTACGGAAAGTTGAGTCTCCCTGGATGGAAGTTTTAGATCCTAAAATAGGAGTGTGGAAACCGTTACCCAATCCTCCAGTGGAGATTGGCAATCATAGTCGGAATGTTATCGCTCTTCTTCTTAAGCCCAAGAAGCAGATTCTTGTCAGTTCATTCCTTAGTCAACATACTCCTGACGATCGTCCTCTTGACTGTCGTTTCCTCACATACAACATCGATGATCAGTCTTGGGAACCACTCGACACTCCCGTGTCAAAATGCAAGCTACGTCGTCGTAGTGGTTTCAGGCCGAGGACTAATACTGCTTTAGCAGATGGTGATACTCTCCATTGGGTTTCCTTCGATTTTTTAGCTAGACATGAATTGGTTATACACGCTTACAATCTGATTACTGATGAGTGGTTCGAGGGCTATCTCGACACTTGCGATGAAATTTTTGGGAAGAAAGAATTACTAGCTGAGCATCGTCCTCACGGTCTTCTCCATTTAGGTCATAGTAAATTCTGTCTTCTCTTGCAGTCCTCCTTCATTCCTAATACTAATAAGAGGCAGAGGCAACGTGAACAGTACATTGATATTCCTTACTTGTATTGTGTCGTAATTGTTGTTTCTAAAATATCTAACATGGACCCAGACCAAGAAGGTTTCAAGGACCTGAATATTTCGGTTGTGGCCACCCACAAGTATCCCATGGATCGCAGCATAGATATCTTGGATGCCCAGTTGCT CTGCAGGGATCACTGCTCTTATACATCAAAGCAGAAGAAACCAAAGATTTCACAAGATAATTCTGATGGTGAGTCTCTTCCTTTCAAGGAGCAG TTTCAGCCAGTTGTGCCAACCCAGCAAGGACAGACATGTGTTCCATCGGCATCTCAGCAGTTTCAGCCTATGGTACAGGGGTCTCTCTCAAATGTTGCAATGCCTGCTAATCTGAGTCAACCAAGGGTCCCTCCTGTAACAAATCATGTGCCTGGCCTGCCCAATGATATTAGTGCAGCATTTGCGACACCAGTACTGCAGACTGGTCAACAACCTTCAGTCATTCCTTCTACAGATTCT GCAATAACTGTTCCTAGCCTTAATCAACACTCCTCATCTGATTGGCAAGAGATTAG ATATTATTACAACAAGAGGACAGTTGAGTCTACTTGGGATAAGCCACCAGAATTGATGGCCCCAATTGAG AAATTGCACAAATGA
- the LOC115966636 gene encoding uncharacterized protein LOC115966636, translated as MTEKAGGAQRSQNQMDGFRRIVNHCGFKDLGYCGPDYTWCNMKEGSNRISLRLDRAFATNEWLGHFKDHCILAITDSPPPSRRGKRRFHFEVMWVKREDCHDVIEAAWHSGTLFVTPEGVASNLQKCASALASWNQNVVGNIPKKIAEKRKALNSITTVDQQGSRGPEIN; from the exons ATGACTGAAAAAGCGGGTGGAGCTCAACGTTCCCAAAATCAAATGGATGGCTTTCGTAGAATTGTAAATCACTGTGGCTTTAAGGACCTAGGATACTGTGGCCCAGATTATACTTGGTGTAACATGAAGGAAGGGAGTAACAGGATTTCGCTTCGCCTTGACAGAGCTTTTGCTACTAATGAATGGCTCGGACATTTCAAGGAC CACTGCATTCTTGCCATCACAGACTCTCCTCCTCCATCCCGTAGAGGTAAACGTCGTTTCCATTTCGAAGTTATGTGGGTCAAAAGGGAGGATTGTCATGATGTGATTGAGGCTGCATGGCACTCCGGTACTCTCTTTGTCACTCCTGAAGGGGTTGCTTCAAATCTCCAAAAATGTGCAAGTGCGTTGGCAAGCTGGAATCAGAATGTAGTAGGCAATATTCCAAAGAAAATAGCCGAGAAAAGAAAAGCTCTTAACTCCATTACAACTGTTGATCAGCAAGGCAGCAGAGGGCCTGAAATTAATTAG